Proteins from a single region of Oncorhynchus nerka isolate Pitt River linkage group LG18, Oner_Uvic_2.0, whole genome shotgun sequence:
- the LOC115146747 gene encoding hairy and enhancer of split-related protein helt-like, whose product MASKMKDRKRTPISHKVIEKRRRDRINRCLNELGKTVPMARAKQNSGKLEKAEILEMTVQYLRALHSADFPRGREKGELLGEFANYFHYGYHECMKNLVHYLTTEERVETKDIKYARILAFLQSKSRVVNEPVFGSLGALPDQADYLCQFHSSPESHQSHSPSDSVFQQSPPGHFSWHSTACSPTMSYPTVPLSAPTQQHHGGYLSPVQGLDHHYFNFFNGHPHANAFSLHSTQHAL is encoded by the exons ATGGCATCCAAGATGAAGGATCGTAAG AGAACTCCCATCTCCCATAAAGTGATAGAAAAAAGAAGACGGGACCGCATCAACCGCTGTCTAAACGAACTGGGGAAAACTGTGCCAATGGCGCGCGCGAAACAG AACTCTGGAAAACTGGAGAAGGCCGAGATTCTGGAGATGACAGTTCAGTATCTACGAGCGCTCCACTCCGCAGACTTCCCCAGGGGCAGAGAAAAAG GTGAGCTACTGGGGGAGTTCGCCAACTACTTCCACTACGGCTACCACGAGTGCATGAAGAACCTGGTACACTACCTGACCACGGAGGAGAGGGTTGAGACCAAAGACATCAAGTACGCAAGGATCCTGGCCTTTCTTCAGTCCAAGTCCCGAGTCGTCAACGAGCCGGTGTTCGGCTCCCTGGGCGCGTTGCCAGACCAGGCAGATTATCTGTGCCAGTTTCACTCCTCCCCGGAGTCACACCAGAGCCACAGCCCCAGCGACTCCGTGTTTCAGCAGAGCCCACCCGGACACTTCTCTTGGCACAGCACTGCATGCAGCCCAACCATGTCGTACCCAACTGTGCCGCTTTCCGCGCCGACGCAACAGCACCACGGTGGCTACTTGTCACCAGTGCAAGGACTTGACCATCACTACTTCAACTTCTTCAACGGCCACCCGCACGCGAATGCGTTCAGTTTGCACAGTACGCAACACGCGTTGTAA